Proteins encoded within one genomic window of Triticum aestivum cultivar Chinese Spring chromosome 2D, IWGSC CS RefSeq v2.1, whole genome shotgun sequence:
- the LOC123049956 gene encoding E3 ubiquitin-protein ligase RNF14 isoform X2, with protein MAATASTSTAVHVLEPNHEPGTGSSAEAWRPLSCAGGGEENVLDLDSPWAAVAEAGSRLEEATAAGAGLRAEEEAGQDEIRDNLQRQEDELMALEAIYGDDLVVFESKAGLRYFQIYIRYDLQDGAEVCAKFSSDNEHAKDGCCLDDSREQHQDDEPDDFSYSCSFEHLPPLVLTCVFPRSYPSKDPPHFVVTAKWMDGPNVSRLCEMLDIIWAELPGQEVVYQWVEWIRSSSLPHLGFDSKITLGPDSPTHKGDKRAISRSLSLESVIPSMFSYSSRKCHQVFLEDLHMCMICLNQTKGSNFIRLPCEHLFCVKCMETLCKMHVKEGTLFQLICPDTKCTAPIPPYLLKRLLDEEEFERWDRLTLEKALDSMSDVVHCPRCAIGCLEDEDNNAQCPKCCFVFCSLCKDSRHPGKQCLTLEEKIRQRQATGKMSAREMVEGLMSIKELYNDARSCPKCRMTISKTEGCNKVVCISCGQAFCFLCGKAIIAGYAHFSRNCDLFAEKEKDTMDWRKRLEQLETGNRMRAQSQPVGSTVKCPKCRQKIYKGDDKYIFCWVCQATYCTMCGKQVQFTGMQSEHWGSPQCVGIKF; from the exons ATGGCAGCAACAGCGTCGACGTCCACGGCCGTCCACGTCCTGGAACCCAACCACGAACCCGGCACCGGATCCTCGGCCGAGGCGTGGAGGCCGCTGTCGTGtgctggcggcggcgaggagaacgTGCTCGACCTGGACTCCCCGTGGGCGGCGGTGGCCGAGGCGGGATCGAGGTtggaggaggcgacggcggcgggagcTGGCCTTCGCGCCGAGGAGGAGGCGGGGCAGGATGAGATACGAGACAACCTGCAGCGACAGGAGGACGAG CTGATGGCATTGGAAGCAATATATGGGGATGACCTTGTTGTATTCGAAAGCAAAGCAGGGCTCCGCTATTTCCAG ATTTACATACGCTATGATTTGCAAGATGGTGCTGAAGTATGCGCCAAGTTTTCCTCAGATAATGAGCATGCAAAAGATGGATGTTGTCTTGATGATAGTAGAGAGCAGCATCAGGACGACGAACCAGATGACTTCTCGTACTCTTGCAGCTTCGAGCACCTGCCCCCTTTGGTATTGACATGTGTGTTTCCGCGGTCATATCCTAGCAAAGATCCCCCACATTTTGTAGTCACTGCTAAATGGATGGATGGGCCTAATGTTTCTCGACTCTGTGAGATGCTTGACATCATCTGGGCAGAGCTGCCGGGCCAAGAAGTCGTATACCAATGGGTTGAGTGGATACGTAGTTCCTCTTTGCCGCACCTCGGGTTTGACAGCAAAATAACTTTGGGTCCAGATAGTCCTACGCACAAAGGAGATAAGCGTGCAATCTCGAGAAGTCTCTCACTGGAGTCTGTAATCCCTTCCATGTTCAGTTATAGTAGTAGGAAGTGCCATCAAGTTTTTCTTGAGGATCTCCATATGTGCATGATTTGCCTTAACCAGACTAAAG GTTCAAATTTCATCAGACTTCCGTGCGAGCACTTGTTTTGTGTCAAGTGCATGGAGACCTTATGTAAGATGCATGTGAAGGAAGGTACTTTGTTTCAGTTGATATGCCCTGATACAAAGTGCACTGCTCCTATTCCACCGTATTTGTTAAAGAGGCTTCTCGACGAGGAAGAATTCGAACGCTGGGATAGGCTTACTCTTGAGAAAGCATTGGACTCGATGTCAGACGTGGTTCATTGTCCAAGATGTGCAATCGGTTGCTTGGAAGATGAGGATAACAATGCGCAATGCCCAAAATGTTGCTTTGTCTTCTGCTCGTTGTGCAAGGATTCACGCCATCCAGGGAAGCAGTGTCTAACTCTAGAAGAAAAGATCCGGCAGCGACAG GCGACAGGCAAGATGAGCGCAAGGGAGATGGTGGAGGGACTGATGAGCATCAAGGAGCTTTACAACGATGCTAGGTCATGTCCAAAATGCAGAATGACCATCAGCAAAACTGAAGGTTGCAACAAGGTGGTGTGCATCAGTTGTGGTCAGGCATTCTGCTTCCTCTGTGGCAAGGCTATCATCGCTGGCTATGCCCATTTCAG TAGGAACTGTGACCTCTTTGCGGAGAAAGAAAAGGACACGATGGACTGGCGGAAGCGCCTGGAACAGCTCGAAACCGGAAACCGCATGCGAGCTCAAAGCCAACCGGTAGGCAGCACCGTGAAATGCCCGAAATGTCGTCAAAAGATTTACAAG GGCGACGATAAGTATATTTTTTGTTGGGTGTGCCAAGCCACCTATTGCACGATGTGCGGAAAGCAGGTCCAGTTTACCGGGATGCAGAGCGAGCATTGGGGGTCACCACAATGCGTGGGGATAAAGTTCTAG
- the LOC123049956 gene encoding E3 ubiquitin-protein ligase RNF14 isoform X1, with amino-acid sequence MAATASTSTAVHVLEPNHEPGTGSSAEAWRPLSCAGGGEENVLDLDSPWAAVAEAGSRLEEATAAGAGLRAEEEAGQDEIRDNLQRQEDELMALEAIYGDDLVVFESKAGLRYFQIYIRYDLQDGAEVCAKFSSDNEHAKDGCCLDDSREQHQDDEPDDFSYSCSFEHLPPLVLTCVFPRSYPSKDPPHFVVTAKWMDGPNVSRLCEMLDIIWAELPGQEVVYQWVEWIRSSSLPHLGFDSKITLGPDSPTHKGDKRAISRSLSLESVIPSMFSYSSRKCHQVFLEDLHMCMICLNQTKGSNFIRLPCEHLFCVKCMETLCKMHVKEGTLFQLICPDTKCTAPIPPYLLKRLLDEEEFERWDRLTLEKALDSMSDVVHCPRCAIGCLEDEDNNAQCPKCCFVFCSLCKDSRHPGKQCLTLEEKIRQRQQATGKMSAREMVEGLMSIKELYNDARSCPKCRMTISKTEGCNKVVCISCGQAFCFLCGKAIIAGYAHFSRNCDLFAEKEKDTMDWRKRLEQLETGNRMRAQSQPVGSTVKCPKCRQKIYKGDDKYIFCWVCQATYCTMCGKQVQFTGMQSEHWGSPQCVGIKF; translated from the exons ATGGCAGCAACAGCGTCGACGTCCACGGCCGTCCACGTCCTGGAACCCAACCACGAACCCGGCACCGGATCCTCGGCCGAGGCGTGGAGGCCGCTGTCGTGtgctggcggcggcgaggagaacgTGCTCGACCTGGACTCCCCGTGGGCGGCGGTGGCCGAGGCGGGATCGAGGTtggaggaggcgacggcggcgggagcTGGCCTTCGCGCCGAGGAGGAGGCGGGGCAGGATGAGATACGAGACAACCTGCAGCGACAGGAGGACGAG CTGATGGCATTGGAAGCAATATATGGGGATGACCTTGTTGTATTCGAAAGCAAAGCAGGGCTCCGCTATTTCCAG ATTTACATACGCTATGATTTGCAAGATGGTGCTGAAGTATGCGCCAAGTTTTCCTCAGATAATGAGCATGCAAAAGATGGATGTTGTCTTGATGATAGTAGAGAGCAGCATCAGGACGACGAACCAGATGACTTCTCGTACTCTTGCAGCTTCGAGCACCTGCCCCCTTTGGTATTGACATGTGTGTTTCCGCGGTCATATCCTAGCAAAGATCCCCCACATTTTGTAGTCACTGCTAAATGGATGGATGGGCCTAATGTTTCTCGACTCTGTGAGATGCTTGACATCATCTGGGCAGAGCTGCCGGGCCAAGAAGTCGTATACCAATGGGTTGAGTGGATACGTAGTTCCTCTTTGCCGCACCTCGGGTTTGACAGCAAAATAACTTTGGGTCCAGATAGTCCTACGCACAAAGGAGATAAGCGTGCAATCTCGAGAAGTCTCTCACTGGAGTCTGTAATCCCTTCCATGTTCAGTTATAGTAGTAGGAAGTGCCATCAAGTTTTTCTTGAGGATCTCCATATGTGCATGATTTGCCTTAACCAGACTAAAG GTTCAAATTTCATCAGACTTCCGTGCGAGCACTTGTTTTGTGTCAAGTGCATGGAGACCTTATGTAAGATGCATGTGAAGGAAGGTACTTTGTTTCAGTTGATATGCCCTGATACAAAGTGCACTGCTCCTATTCCACCGTATTTGTTAAAGAGGCTTCTCGACGAGGAAGAATTCGAACGCTGGGATAGGCTTACTCTTGAGAAAGCATTGGACTCGATGTCAGACGTGGTTCATTGTCCAAGATGTGCAATCGGTTGCTTGGAAGATGAGGATAACAATGCGCAATGCCCAAAATGTTGCTTTGTCTTCTGCTCGTTGTGCAAGGATTCACGCCATCCAGGGAAGCAGTGTCTAACTCTAGAAGAAAAGATCCGGCAGCGACAG CAGGCGACAGGCAAGATGAGCGCAAGGGAGATGGTGGAGGGACTGATGAGCATCAAGGAGCTTTACAACGATGCTAGGTCATGTCCAAAATGCAGAATGACCATCAGCAAAACTGAAGGTTGCAACAAGGTGGTGTGCATCAGTTGTGGTCAGGCATTCTGCTTCCTCTGTGGCAAGGCTATCATCGCTGGCTATGCCCATTTCAG TAGGAACTGTGACCTCTTTGCGGAGAAAGAAAAGGACACGATGGACTGGCGGAAGCGCCTGGAACAGCTCGAAACCGGAAACCGCATGCGAGCTCAAAGCCAACCGGTAGGCAGCACCGTGAAATGCCCGAAATGTCGTCAAAAGATTTACAAG GGCGACGATAAGTATATTTTTTGTTGGGTGTGCCAAGCCACCTATTGCACGATGTGCGGAAAGCAGGTCCAGTTTACCGGGATGCAGAGCGAGCATTGGGGGTCACCACAATGCGTGGGGATAAAGTTCTAG